DNA sequence from the Lycium barbarum isolate Lr01 chromosome 5, ASM1917538v2, whole genome shotgun sequence genome:
aAAGAATCTTAAGTAGGTAGCCTATGTCATTTTCCCTTTCAAATAATCATTGACACTCATGATAGAAAACATTTTGTTTCCTTAATCGGCTTTATACAATACAAATAAATCGAGGCTTCAAAACCTATTTCGGACACTAGACGTAAaataaaaaaacagaaaaaaaagtCCTGCTAAGTACTCCCTCaggttcaaaaagagtgttcacttaccaaatcaagaaaaaattaatcttatttttccaGATTTGTTAAGTGACTAAATCCCAATACCAATTTAATGAGGGATAATTTAGTCAAATCACCTATTTTTATTCAGGAATTAGTATTTTCTCAAGAGGTATACAAAAaggtaagtgaacactctttttgaacagGAGGGAGTAATAAGTTGAACCTTTTGGCTTTTAGTTTGGATATTCCTTCATTgactaagtcttttttttttttataaaaaatcaagTCTTCTTTGATAATTAATTTAAGGATGTTCCAAGATAATATTTCTCCATAAAATATTCACTCAACCAGTAGTCCACTCCCAAGGGCATCTTTCTTTTTTCCCACGTCTTGTCCATTAAGAAAAACTAAGGAAATTACAAGCTTGAATGAAACATCATCTTGACCGTCCATTACGTTTCAGTCAACTCATGTCCAATCCAATCAAATTTGCtgtttaataattcaaaatactCCAGAAGCCCTACTGGAGATATGACTTAGAAACAATGGTCCTTATAGTTTGAGGTAAATTTAAAATAGTCTCTTAAGTATGCATGGTACGATTTTAGTCCATTAAGTTAGTCAAAAGTTATTAATCTCCTATAAATATTTACTGTCAGATAGATTTGACATGaattatgaaaaaaaataaaaatagggaGAACTCACATATAGAGGTGCAATTTTTGTAGCATCTgctatttttgatttatttttagtAAATACAATTTTTTGAGGTATAATTTTTACTATTTTTTATATCTTTTTGTAATTTTTTGTGTTGCATCTTTTAGAATTGATGAGATTTTCTTAGTGTTTATAGTTAACTCTTATTCCCACTATTTTCTTCGAATCGAATATCAATTGATGAATTATTATTCAAGGATCAAAACTAttggggtcatttgcacttttgtccttattttgtgttggtctttaatttttgtccctcgagataaataatttttttttgggcatgTGATTATATTTTCACATTATAATATTCTACAGATTATGCCCCACCCTTAAAGAAGTTATGCCGAATTATGCCCTGCTAgacataagtttgattttgaaggacaaaaactaaagaccaaccaatttgaagggtaaaaattaaagaccaacccatttgaacgGAAAACCGTGCAATTTTTTCCGACTATTTAAttctccctctgtttcaatttatgtgaaccctttACTATTTGAGGAGTCTATGAGGTGATTTTTTGACCATGTTTTCCTTAcaatttttctaaattattttaattataaattatcatgacttatactATTTttaatgtagtttctaaatatataaatgttatttttaaaaacttaaaaaatcTATATGAAAACTTAAGGTCAAAATTATAAAGTTTAACCCTCGTACTCCGAAAAGGTTCATATAAACGAAAAGAGAGGGACTATCATACTTAGGAAATTATAtatttgtcattttctctatCTTTCTTTTCCAAGAAAGTTTCTCTCTAGTCTGCAATACTTCATTAATTTTCTTTGCACCTATATAAGCAGGTCCAAGTCTTAATTTTAACTTGCATACACTACAAAACTTTGTTATTACCACAAAgagaaaaaacaaagaaagaggCTAAAAAAAGGAAATGGCAGAGCAGGATAATCATGATTTGATTAAGTTACTTGGTTCTTCAGACCGTGACTTTCTGATTCGCAACAATGGTGACCAGGTATCAATAGTTCTATAAATTATTTTTACGTTGTGTGGCAACTCCATAATTTAAGTTTTATTAGTTTAACCTTTTAAAATTTTAACATTCAATAGGTTTACCTCCTACTTTTGCAATTTTAatgaattttaatttttaatacatAAGTTTATATTACGCGTTGAAAGGACTGAGGTTTACCTGCGAATACTATGTCTTGCTTTTCATTTCGCGCtgctttgttgttgttgttgttactgctTTTCATATCTGTATTCCCTTTTTCATATTGCTTTAAAATGCGTTAAATAAGCTGAGGGTCATCCGAAATAACCTTTCTATCTCTGTGAGGTAGAGGTAAGATCtgttataccctccccagaccctacctGTGAGATTACATTgagtttatgttgttgttgaaagtACTCCTCAGACCCTACCTGTGAGATTACACTGAGTTTATATTATTGTTGAAGGTACTGAGTTGAGACGAGCCCGCAGCTATTGGTACGCAGCCATCCAGATTTAAGCCACCTACAGCCCATTAAATGGGCAAGCCCTCACTACCTAAGTTTCTCCATTCCGGTTAAGGGTAGAGGGATCACATCTATTCCACCACGCTCTTTGGTGGTAGTTTCTTGTTATTATGAAAAATTCGAGGTTCATTATTCCTTTTAGACAAGTTAGGCTTGTGGACTTCTTAACCTATCTAAGAAATGTTCTTCTGAGATTGATCTAGGCCTTGGACAGCATATCCTCGAAAATGTTTTCAAAAATTTGAAGGACGATTACTTTTGAATAGAAATTCTTAAAACTCATTGTGTTTGGACTGATTTGTTATTCAGAAAGACAGTTATGATTTATTGCCCTTTACTTTGCAAAGCTAGCCACATCATTTACACCACCTATGTTTTGGAAATGTTTAAAAGAATATCCATAAGTCAACCTGCATAAGAGGAAAGAAAAGTTTGTAACGTAGAAAAATATTaaagtaataaataaataataagctTTAGCAATTTTACAGTTTAAAAGAAACAAGATGAGAAGACTTACAAAGAAAAAATAAGAACATGATAATGGGGAGGGATTAAAtatgtaataattaaaaaaaaatgtaacatATATAAAAGGATCAAAGTAAATATTCAAGAGTTAGTGAGATATTGTGGAAGTAAGTTTGGTTAATCTTGCTTACTTTAAGTTGTTTGGAATTGGCTTGATTCGAAACAGAAAAGCGTCGTTTTGttgtcttttaattttttttttggcgaATGTTTTATTCTGTTTTTGAGAAAACAATTTGTTGCCAAATAATTACTTGTTTCTTTCAAGGAGACTGGAAAAAAGATGTTTGGACCAGACGGTCTGGTTTCGCAAAAATAGCTTTTCCCAtcatttcaaatttgaaaaaagtttGTACTTTCAACTATTTGGTTGGTCTTGGTTACTTTAAGTGGTTTGGAATTGGCATGACTCGAAGcagaaaaaaatcaatttttttttaaagtgtttTATTCTGTTTTTGAGAAAACAATTTGTTGAATAATTACTTGTTTCTATCAAGGAGACTGGCAAAAAGATGTTTGGACCAGACGGTCTGGTTTCGCGAAAATAGCTTTCCTATCATTTCAAATTTGGAAATAGTTTGTACTATCAACTATTTTTTGTTACTCTTTAAGTATCTTTTATGGTGGATTTCAGAACCACTAACTGATTCTGCAATTTTTGGTTGCTGTGGAAATGAAACATTTCAATGTAGTTCAATTGCATTTGCTATCGTTTTTTTCATATGGCTGACTTTTTAGTTTTAATGGTATAGACAGGCATGTTAGAAAAGGGCTAAGGTGAATTTTGAAATTAGTAGCTAGCTTTGATTAACGGATTAATAAATTATGGCAAGTTTCTCACGAACTTGTAATTTTCAGGTTAAGCTTGATACTCTAAAGGGGAAAAACGTTGGTTTGTACTTCTCAGCATCATGGTGTGGTCCATGCCGACGTTTCACCCCGAATTTGGTAGAGGCGTACAATGAGCTCCTATCAAAAGGAGACTTTGAAGTTGTTTTCGTTACTGCTGATCAGGATGATGAATCATTTAACGCGTACTTCTCTAAAATGCCTTGGCTTGCTGTCCCATTTTCTGATTCTGAAACACGTAAACGTCTGGATGAATTGTTTGATGTTAACGGAATACCCCACTTAGTGATCCTTGGTGCTAGTGGGAAGGTAGTGACAGATAGCGGGGTTGAAATCATCGCTGAGCATGGTGTGGAAGGTTACCCTTTCACTCAAGAAAGGCTAAATGAAATTAAAGAGCAAGAAGAAACCGCTAAAAGAGAACAATCTTTGAAATCTATCTTGGAGTCACAATCAAGAAACTATGTAATTGCAGCTGACGGAAGGAAGGTGATTCAAGATGCTGTTTTTTTCTACTGCATTTTTTACCTTTGTTCTTAAATTAAAATTTCCCTCATTACTATTTCACTAAGTCTTGATAACTATTAGGTACCTGTTGCTGAGCTTGAAGGAAAGATTGTAGGCCTGTATTTCTCAATGACTTCTTTCGAAGAATGTGGATCATTTACTCGGAAGCTGATCGAGATGTATGACAAGTTGAAGGCATGGGGGGAGAACTTTGAAATTGTGATGATTCCCCTTGACGATGAAGATGAAGAGGAATCGTTTAAGGAAGGGTTTGCAAGCTTGCCTTGGTTTTCACTTCCTTTAAAAGACAAGACGTGCGAAAAGCTAATCCGATACTTTGAGCTCTCTGACCTTCCTACCTTAGTCATCATTGGAACAGATGGAAAGACTCTTCAATCTAATGTTGCTGAAGCCGTCGAGGAGCATGGCATCCTGGCATATCCTTTTACCCCCGAGAAATTCGCTGAACTTGAGCAGATAGAGAAAGCTAAGCGGGAAGCACAAACGTTGGAGTCGATTTTGGTCATGGGAGATCTTGATTTCGTCATTGGAAAAGATGGTGAAAAGGTAGGATACAATACATCACATCTTGGTATATTTTGTTACGTCACAGAACATGGATCCTTTATTTGCCTTTATGTATCAATGTCGAACTGACGTAGGTGTAGGTACTTTGTTCTGACTCTTAAACTTTTTCAATAAATTTAACCAAGGACTACACATATCTATAGCATATACTTATATACATCTATAAGCCGATTCCATGTGACCTGTCCTTCTTACATGAGATATTGGAGCTTTGGAGCTCCACAATCATATGCTTTTAAATGAACTACGGCTTTCTATACATGTTAATCACAATGCTTTGACTAGTATAATTAACATGACACCCCCTTTCTGTTGATGTCTTACTCAAGCGACCAAAATTTTTCTCTGTAGATTCTGGTGTGTGATCTTGTAGGGAAGACTATTCTTCTTTACTTCTCTGCACATTGGTGTCCTCCATGCCGTGGTTTTACGCCAAAGCTTAAAGAGGCATATGAGACGATTAAAGCCAAAAATGGTCCATTGGAAGTGATTTTCATATCCAGTGATCAAGATCAAGCCTCATTTGATGAATATTTTGCAACAATGCCATGGTTGGCTCTTCCCTTTGGTGATGAAAGGAAGGCATCCTTGAGTCGCCTATTTAAAGTTCAAGGCATACCAAAATTGATTGCTATAGCGCCATCAGGCAAGACTATTACAACTGAAGCCAGAAATTTGATCATGTCTCATGGTGCTGATTCTTTTCCATTCACTGAGGAGCGTATGAAGGAGATTGAGGCAGGAATTGCTCTAGAAGAGAAAAAGGAAAACGACATGAATCCTGAGGAAGATCAAAAGGAGCAAGGCAAAGAGGAACAGAAAGCAAATGAAGGATGGAATTGTGATGGTGAAGTTTGTTTCAAAGGTTAATTTGTTATTATGGTTCGGTGGTTTTAGTCTTACTTCAGGGCTATGCTGTATAATGGGCCTTACTATGTAGTTATAAGGCACAATCAATAAAGGTCACTTTGTAGTAATGGTTTTGAAATCGTTCTTTGTGAGACACTTTTAACTTGTCACTTTTGTGCAATACAAGTTTAATTAAGCTTTGGACCTGTATTTGATCCAGATTATACTGTCTTATCTACAGGTAAATCATCACTATAAGTCAAGTTACTTGTGCAAAGGATATGATACTGACTTGCAGAGTTGGATTACAAACTTTTCATTTCTTTATCTTCAAGAGTGTTGAGATTATCTGCTCCATCGTGGTCTGTTTGTTTCGCTATGATAAGCTTTTTGAAATTTCATAATTTGTGGCAAAGAATGCAACGGTTTTGGAGATGTTCATTATGTAAGTTAAGAAAATGCAGCGACTGTTCAGAGAAGTGTGTCCGCATATTAATCACAATTTGCTGCGAATTTGTTAAGGCTGTCCAAGATTTCCCAATTTTATGATGATGTTCCGTATATCAGATTTTGATGACTGGAGTGCAAGTGATTTTGTTTATTGGCATTATAACTTGCAATTTGTATTGTGATTATATCCTTATGGCATGTCAAATGTTATGGGTGCTTGGTTTCGGAAGTGTTTCTTTGTTGCActctaagggctcgtttggttggaaacaacttatcccgggataagttatcccgggattagttattccaccctcaaggtgggataaaaaaacactataatcctgggataactaatcccgagattagttatcccgagtttttattccaaccaaacgtgGAATAAGGCGGCACTAAAttttatcccaggactatttttgcttatccatcataccaaacgagccctaagatGTTCttgtatttgatttttttttttttggtggatcTTTCGGGGAAAACCACATCTTTATTGATAATTAGgctttggaaatgttttgttttGCAACCTTTATCAAATAGAAATGAAGTTTTATGATGGCCAAGTAGCTTGAACCTTCAATAACTTTCTGTTATTGAACCTAGGGGTTGGCATGATACGGTATATACCGATTATCATACCGAAATCAAAATTTTTTATACCGTGTTTTTGgtacggtatttggtatgcatttttagaaaatttggtattcggtacggtgtttggtatttataaaaaatataccAAAATACCGAATACTATACCGaagtatatagttacatatacaattcatatatattaGTATTAAATACTAAAAACTATATAATCTAGTATtagtacaaaattaattatttagaTGTTGGAATTTTGACTAATTAAGATTGATTGAAATGCCCTTTTGTCTAATTGGTTTACGAAGCGGACTGCTTGAGAAGGACAGAGGCTTTAGTTCAATTGAAGAAAGGAATATAACTACAGAATTGATGCTAAGCCGGTAGTAAGTTAATCAAAGCAATATACTAATCAAGGATGGCGTCTAGCAACTCCTTAAGGGCCGGATAGAATGAAGTATACAATTTACTCTTAAAGAATTTGTAGAAGAATAATCTAGTGTTTCCTTTTGTCCTTATAGTTCCGAGACACCCTAGGATATGTTTCTTCTGTGAAATCCTAATAGGTGATCATCTATGTGTACATGTTAAAATATAATCGATCATTGGATGAACTAAGAAGCTcttgtcttttcttttcttttttccattcAATTTTCCTAGCCAAGGTCTTAAAATAAGTCGTTTATAATTGACAACATAGAGCTTAAACTTATTACCGTTGACAAATCGCATCTTGATCAATCACTAATTTTACAAACATTTTATCATAACCAGTATCCTTTTAACCATTTCCGTAAGGCTATGAGCGTCTGGTATCGAAGTACAATGAATAACTTGTCAATTACTAGGATGATCTCAAGTCAAATGAAACTTTTACATCACATTACTAATTTTAAGCATGAGGAATTATCGAATAAGTCAGTCCAATGATCATATCTCTACATGCATCAGTATGTATGTGATTTAGTAAATGAGATCAGCTATTCTTTATCCCATAATTTCCACCACACATATTGATCTAACTTGAGCACTGTTCTAATTAATGATCCTACAGTCGAGAATAATTTTAGATTAAGTTATAAGGGGTGTGACTCTCATTATCGTAATCTCCATCATGATGATAAGTCTCAAAACTTAATCAAAGGCTTTATCATATTAATCAAACAATTGATAATAACTATGAAAAGAGAATGTCAGATAACATATATTTATTTCAAATAATGTTCACAAAAACTATGTTCAGGTCATCATATGTGAGATTGGATCTAGGGCATATTAACTATATCCCTTACACCTTAAGCATACGTCATCGAACAAGTCCCGCAAGAATAATGGTAGTAatcgaaagaagaaagaaaatttACACACTTGAAAAGATAACAAGCTAAAACCTCCATAGTTTCATAGCGAGTCTCATATTTATAACTACCTGAAAAAATAGAAATGTCACACCATTGAAGTACTATATAATCATTGACATTTTTGTATTCTTCTCAAACATTACTATACAAAACTGTTTCAGAAAATGGTGCACTTAACCATTTAGTTGCTGTCGAAGGTTTTAATCGCACAATGATTATGGAACTAGTGACCCTGTTCAAATTGGACACTGTGCTAGGTACCACCAAGAAATGGACACAGTAATTTAAATGCAAAGCAAGAAAGAGTTTAAACTATTTATCTTCAATATTTCAAATTCTGGCAGATATTACGAGGATGGATAAGGCAACCCTAATCCTTCACATGAACAAGGTTTGCAAAAAATAATCAAGAAGAAAGTACACAGACTAACACGTCGGCTAACATACCAAATCAATGGCAAACAACATTTATTGGTCAACATAAAAGCGCAAATCTTAATAGCTAGCTATGAAATATGCACGTGACTAGAGGGATCCAAGATTTGAAGTATGGGGGTTCCTggattttaaattaataatttgtacatattaaatTTCTTAAGACAAATACATGAATTAGATCAGAGATATTGGGTTCTGCCGAACTCGAAACTAGATCCACCCCGGTGCAGGACAAGTAATTTGTTTTAAAATAGTTGTTATATATTGAAGTTTATGACTGATGGAACAAGAACTAGCTGTTACAAAGGATGGTTTTACTTTAATACGATGTTGTGTTTACTGTTACTATAATAAAATTGGATCAAATATGACTGGATAAGGTCTAGATGAATGAAATTGTTTAACCTTCCGAAGTAGGACaacagaaaacaaaaacaaatagtCTCCAGGATAAAACCCCCAAAAACAAAAAGACAAAGAGACTCTGTTAATTAGATCATATGATAGATTTGCAGATTCAATATTCTGTCAAAATATGAAATCAATGCACTTGTCCGATAACTCATAATACGCCACTCGTATCAGTCTAAGTACTTAATTTTTGCTTTTGGTGATGCTCGAGGATAGCTTATCAGCTTCTTCAAAGTTTCATTACACCTTGTGGCATTACTTTCCCCAATCTGTTCAATGATCATTCTCTCAAGGTTCCAAGAATGGGCAAGGATGACTTGTATTAGGTACATTTCAGTAGTTGCCCCCTTGAATTTCCCTAACCTTATTGTTATAATCATCCTCAGAGGGTCTCTCAATTCGTTTTCTGCCTTCGACGAGTAATCAAACAGTTTTGTTCTCTCATACACTGTCTCATCAACCTAAAGAAAGAATCATATAGCACCAACTCAGTCAACCTACATAGAACTGATGACgttcaaaaattaaaatatatgtatattaaataatatttgacCTATTACACAATATAATTTTTGTAGCAAAGGATGTTTAATTGACCACTCTTGAGCCGATGTGGCTCGGTGGCTCAGCCACAACACTGTGATAGTCACAATATGTCTTACCCTCACACCTTCATCTATGTCAAGTTCATAAAGGCTGGGAGAATTCCGCAATAGGCAAAGGGCTCATGAAATACGTCTAACAGAAATCTTCAAGTCAAATATTTTTAGGCTTTGCAGGCTTAGTGATAGATCAAGAAAATCTGGCACAAAAAACGACCCTAAGTTCTGAAAAAGCAatgaaaaaaaaacacatttATGAGTTAAGTCACTTAATCCATATTGCAAAAAGATGCAAATCAAAAACAAAGCACAGCCTATCTTTACCTTTAGGGATGACCCGTTCAAGCAGAGGTGCTTAATGCTTTCGAATATTGGGTTCACATTAAAACATTCAAATGTAACTGTATAGCTGGTAACGATAGACAAGTTCACAAGTTTTGGAGAACCAATTTTAACCCGATCAACACCAATGCAAAATCTTAAATCCAAAGTCTCAAGCACTAGCAGAATAAGACTAGCACTGTCTTCTAATACTTCAGAATGTTCTAATTGAAGGCTAACAAGATTAGGGAATTGGGTAAGATAGGGCACTTTAAAGATACACCTCGAGAGCTTCAAATGTGTCAATGTTGAACAAGTAAACATGCTATTATAAGGCAATGGATATTCTTCATCGTTGGCCATATCTAGAGTGAGCTTCTGGACACCATGCTTCGTGACGAAGATGATGCATTGATCCACATCTGACTGTGTTAGTGATAagttatgtcattttgtgttttgatgatttaaCAAACACTTGAGGGACCAGGAACTCGAGCAGGTCCACTGAATGTCGTACAGTCAACGCGCTATAGCTGTAAAGCTGCGTTACTGTTACTGTGATGACTGGCAGAACCACAGCAGCACAGCAGCACAACTGCAGTTTGCTAGAGGCCAAACCTACAGCTAAAGGCCAATACCAAAGATGATATGTCCCTATCCATGGTCACATGCTTCTTACATGCtccccaatatatatatacaacatgttacaATGCTACTAACACTTCAAATCTGAAAAATCACATTCTTCCAAGTGTAGCTGCCGCTGCTCTCTAGGTGCTCGCAAGAACAAAGCTTCAACAAATCCAAGGACCATATCCTAATAGTTGAAGATGCTTTAAGTCCTAGGTTTGTTAAGTCTTTGCCATGTTGTTCTTCATTTGTAATCCTACTCTACTTTCGAGAAGTGTCATTGTAGGAAGGTTTCAACCTTTGATATTATGGTTTCTTGGCTATAGTTAGTCAAAGTGTGTTTGGgtgcttggctagagttagtcaaggttaGTTTGGTtgtttggctagagttagtcaaggatTATAGCAtataatagagttattgtaaggggtgAGGAATTAAGAGGTAGTTGCAAAAGGTTGTAATCTTTAGgttgctcagtttagtgaagttgaaaTCCTACTCTGGTGGGTCGtggttttaatcccttgagcaaggagttttccacgtaaatatcttgtcTTATTTACTTTCTGTTTGTTTACTTGAGGGAACGGATAGAGAATATGGTTCTCTATACTGTTGGTGGACACTTAGtttctatcaattggtatcagaacaAGTTCTTTTTAAAAgcttaacacctagaaaggatcttcGTCATGGCTACACCACCAAACCTCGAGGAAGGACAGTCAACTACAAGACCCTCAAGGTttatgtaacatcccgtaaattcgagttagtTGTGAATGTGAAATAATCGGGGTTTAGATGTCATCTTAGCTATATAGATACTTTCGGGATGGGTACAGGTGTTAAATGATCTTTTCGGGGTCAAACGAGATAAGGAAGTTCATTAGAAATCCTGAAATTCGTCTAAGACAGTTTTCAATTATGTCCAGCTTTCAAGTATATGTGTTGCGATTTTGGGAAAACTagaaacatgaaagttgtaggtctcTGAAATACATTTCGAACCATATAAAGTGGTGCTCAAACCGAGCTACGTACAGggagttatgatcattttattgaGCGAATATCGATTATTGGAAGCGTGCCTTAAGTGTGCGTCGCGGGCCCATCGCGCAAAATCCACCTACAATTAAGAATGTGATCAGGTGTTGGAGCCACGTCGTGTGGCCAACACGGATCCCAGTCCTCGCGTTGCACCCGCGACGCGAGCTTAACGCGGATCGGGGTATATTTTTCTGGTTCTGAATTTTCTTTAATCCTACCTCGTTATGTTATTTCCCACTTCATTCCAAACcaatatttctgaggaaaagaaccctagaaaagtctctctaaccctaaggtgagttcctactcaaTCTTGATATTCCCTCACCATATGCATCCCCTCTTGATAGTAAATCATCTCTCTAAAATCCTAAGTTCTTGAAatctcaagaagaagaagataagagCGTGTGGATTTCATATAAGAAGTAAAGTTTCTGAATTTTTCTGAGTATTAATAAAGTTTGGGTTAGATTAGAAAATTATACAAGGTTGGAATCTATTAGTGATTCATGAAAGGGTTCAAGAACTCGTTTATAGGCTTAGCAAAGCCCTAGTTTTTAAATAAAGGTAGAAATCCCTAGAATTAGTTAAATTTCTAAACTTTGTCATTTagaaaccattgtagtgtgactattgaacttggaagaatcCGATTGCTAGCTTATAACGGGATTACAGGCATGTCTCTTTTTGGATATACTTTTTTCGAtcggtttttatgaactctttggtgcTGGTTTGTGTTCGTGAGgaacaagcccacattaaaccttgtttgtgctatattatatatacgtattcaCGATTGTTTTCCTCCTTAAAGGATGATTGAACACTTGAGATATAAAACTTTGGTATTCGAACTCGAATTAACCCATAAGGGATGTTTAGACTTGATAATTGGAAAGTTTGACTATCTCATGTGAATGCTCTATAATGGAttgtgttgaacttgaaacttTTTTAAAGAAGTGAACCTGGTTTCTAAAAATTGAAATGACCTGATGTACCCCTATAATGGGTTGATGAACATGATCCTTAATGAACAATTCGGCTATCATGATATGATTTGAGATTCGGCTCCTATTCCATGATTTGTAATTCGGCTATTATTTCATGATTCTATTGTTTGTGTTTcacctagctactcgggaggaaggatagaCACTATGAATCCTAGTGGGGTGTGCCTAACCATTCGGGAGAAAAAGTGGCCATCGAGGATCGAAAACCTCGGTATGGTatttgcctagctattcgggaggaagactGGTCATTGAGGGTTCATAACCCCAATGTGATCTTGCCTagatattcgggaggaaggatagtcgTCGAGGGTGACAAACCTGGTGTGGTGCTTCTATgcagtttagggaaccttaaatggTCGTCCCTCCGTTATATtgatttgggcctgtattggcatgtgttatactttagttgcctgtgagtggctggTTCATGATCTTGAGTTCAGGATTTAAAGACTTAAATGAGATAAATGACGTAATGAGTTGAAATTGATTTATTTCTCCTTTAACGATTTTCATTAATAGTGTTACTAAGTTTGATGATTTATTCAATCTCTGAATTTCAAACTGCTTTTATTGACACTGTTTTACTGATATTGTCCCGGaaacactcactgagtacccagtactcaggcataccattgttattttttatggtgtgttaggTAACGTTGAGGAGTGAGTTCGTGATACGTGCGCGGATTAAGAGAGCTTGCTACTTTCTGgactatttggtgagcccacatgcttgtttGTGGGGCACCATCCTATCTTAGTTATTACTTTAGTTTCCGGACTGCGTCCTAAAGTtagattatgttttatttatcaccttagaggcttcatagatagATGTTAAttctgtgggtagttgttgaagtcATTGCTTGACTCTTTGGGTATTGCTACGTTTTATAACGATACATTTCTGCTGATTTTATTATTTGATGGTGATCATGAGTTAGTT
Encoded proteins:
- the LOC132641331 gene encoding probable nucleoredoxin 1, whose translation is MAEQDNHDLIKLLGSSDRDFLIRNNGDQVKLDTLKGKNVGLYFSASWCGPCRRFTPNLVEAYNELLSKGDFEVVFVTADQDDESFNAYFSKMPWLAVPFSDSETRKRLDELFDVNGIPHLVILGASGKVVTDSGVEIIAEHGVEGYPFTQERLNEIKEQEETAKREQSLKSILESQSRNYVIAADGRKVPVAELEGKIVGLYFSMTSFEECGSFTRKLIEMYDKLKAWGENFEIVMIPLDDEDEEESFKEGFASLPWFSLPLKDKTCEKLIRYFELSDLPTLVIIGTDGKTLQSNVAEAVEEHGILAYPFTPEKFAELEQIEKAKREAQTLESILVMGDLDFVIGKDGEKILVCDLVGKTILLYFSAHWCPPCRGFTPKLKEAYETIKAKNGPLEVIFISSDQDQASFDEYFATMPWLALPFGDERKASLSRLFKVQGIPKLIAIAPSGKTITTEARNLIMSHGADSFPFTEERMKEIEAGIALEEKKENDMNPEEDQKEQGKEEQKANEGWNCDGEVCFKG